The following proteins are encoded in a genomic region of Brachypodium distachyon strain Bd21 chromosome 1, Brachypodium_distachyon_v3.0, whole genome shotgun sequence:
- the LOC100822177 gene encoding myb-related protein Hv33, translated as MGHHCCSKQKVKRGLWSPEEDEKLLRYITAHGQPCWSSVPKHAGLERCGKSCRLRWINYLRPDLKRGAFSEQEERTILDVHRILGNRWAQIAKHLPGRTDNEVKNFWNSCIKKKLIAQGIDPKTHNLLPAASKNLLHGAGANNNNNPASAAGQFQSSSNSNGSTTPFTISSPTKAAVATVAPPAVSMAPALYDYNNVVPNPGASSGMLMGHEHAAAAMQLQQQGVYPSYADNGGGVLMNFRDQNNHAASMSMSMSMDFMNASSNSSSSMELAAGGMTNNPGMEGMAAFLDDEAAAMWATTVEEGMSGPGMLLQQQQGLVQDEVVVGPPLIGTSNGGGPVGNGNGNGKGAMDMMDVSSAVYGGAAGATTTAFDLELMESCGMFYGGSAGTGMGMEQLQWDY; from the exons ATGGGGCACCACTGCTGCAGCAAGCAGAAGGTGAAGCGGGGGCTGtggtcgccggaggaggacgagaagCTGCTCAGGTACATCACGGCGCACGGCCAGCCCTGCTGGAGCTCCGTCCCCAAGCACGCCG GGCTGGAGCGGTGCGGCAAGAGCTGCCGTCTCCGGTGGATCAACTACCTCCGCCCGGACCTGAAGCGCGGCGCCTTCTCGGAGCAGGAGGAGCGCACCATCCTCGACGTCCACCGCATCCTCGGCAACCG GTGGGCGCAGATCGCCAAGCACCTGCCGGGGCGCACGGACAACGAGGTCAAGAACTTCTGGAACTCGTGCATCAAGAAGAAGCTCATCGCCCAGGGCATCGACCCCAAGACCCACAACCTGCTCCCGGCCGCCTCCAAGAACCTCCtccatggcgccggcgccaacaacaacaacaaccctgcatccgccgccggccaaTTCCAGTCCAGCTCCAACTCCAACGGCAGCACCACGCCGTTCACCATCAGCTCCCCGACCAAGGCGGCCGTGGCCACGGTTGCGCCGCCAGCAGTCTCCATGGCGCCGGCATTGTACGACTACAACAACGTCGTCCCTAACCCGGGCGCCAGCAGCGGCATGCTCATGGGCCACGAGCatgccgcggcggcgatgcagctgcagcagcagggcgtCTACCCGTCCTATGCTGACAACGGCGGAGGCGTGCTCATGAACTTCAGGGACCAGAACAATCACGCGGCGTCCATGTCCATGTCCATGTCCATGGACTTCATGAATGCCTCCTCTAACTCGTCCTCTTCCATGGAGCTCGCGGCCGGCGGCATGACTAACAATCCTGGCATGGAGGGCATGGCAGCGTTCCTAGACGACGAGGCTGCGGCAATGTGGGCAACCACCGTTGAGGAGGGCATGAGTGGTCCTgggatgctgctgcagcagcagcaagggtTGGTGCAGGATGAGGTTGTCGTCGGGCCGCCGCTAATTGGGACGTCGAACGGCGGGGGACCGGTTGGCAAtggcaacggcaacggcaagGGCGCAATGGATATGATGGACGTCTCGTCGGCAGTGTACGGAGGCGCTGCCGGTGCAACGACGACGGCGTTCGACCTAGAGCTGATGGAGTCGTGCGGGATGTTCTACGGCGGCAGTGCCGGGACCGGCATGGGCATGGAGCAGCTGCAATGGGATTACTAA
- the LOC100836739 gene encoding peptide-N(4)-(N-acetyl-beta-glucosaminyl)asparagine amidase has protein sequence MVARRFVVRQAPAGEGEVEEHAVEYDTEDGLDVLRFQIFSLTSVPPDHQKIVVEADGSVVDDGTDLEAIAEGLRLVSIDEGEDAAAATRAQEKSDEELARMIQAEEEALLLQQYSIQINGGEVFREKVEPYMHRVLMYEDPARQEAARKTVPIDELEEKALVSLAKEENFSPSKNEEDHAFLLQLLFWFKQSFRWVNAAPCDSCGRETSMVGMGNPLPSEIEFGASRVEIYRCNHCSSITRFPRYNDPSKLLQTRKGRCGEWANCFTFYCRAFGYEARLILDFTDHVWTECFSNLYGRWMHLDPCEGVYDNPLLYEKGWSKKLDYAIAISKDGMRDVTKRYTRKWHEVLSRRTITSEDTVSAVLMNITSKYRSGLSADALTFLETRDKKESEELSKATYLEVDTTISLPGRQSGSVEWRTVRSELGQIDTLTCSSCPVRRCVDAHVSKIYDALSAILSHFNDRQIPKERIIEVFNTMKSLMQNLKDAHFKSRRVILDQKLQQTFEEISPSMEMLLSALSLKPELGTNGERSVATVGNPIHTSLTLPVALDAVDEILSNYKNNIFYAKGHHFPRGDRLCSGSILASSEQLPTGIATAAFDGIRSSKWEEPDGATGCWLIYKVFDDQTYEVQSYDLMSANDVPERDPMDWILEGSTDGGSTWNTIDERSSVLFDSRFCRKTFTVDKRCKANAFRFRFLRARESTANPRFQIGSIDLYGKSM, from the exons ATGGTGGCGCGCAGGTTCGTGGTCCGGCAGGCCCCCGCCGGCGAGGGGGAGGTCGAGGAGCACGCGGTAGAGTACGATACGGAGGACGGCCTCGACGTCCTCCGCTTCCAGATCTTCTCCCTCACCTCCGTCCCGCCCGACCACCAGAAG ATCGTGGTGGAGGCGGATGGGTCCGTGGTGGACGACGGCACCGACCTGGAGGCCATTGCTGAGGGCCTCCGCCTCGTGTCTATCGACGAGGGggaagacgcggcggcggcgacgagggcaCAGGAGAAGTCCGACGAGGAGCTCGCGAGGATGATTCAG GCAGAAGAAGAGGCACTTCTCCTACAACAGTACAGCATACAGATCAATGGAGGAGAGGTGTTCAGAGAAAAAGTAGAGCCGTACATGCATCGAGTTCTGATG TACGAGGATCCAGCACGTCAAGAGGCAGCACGGAAGACGGTTCCAATAGATGAACTTGAGGAGAAGGCGCTGGTTTCACTAGCCAAG GAAGAGAACTTCAGTCCTTCGAAAAATGAAGAGGATCATGCCTTTCTGCTGCAATTGCTGTTCTGGTTTAAGCAATCATTCAG ATGGGTTAATGCAGCACCTTGCGACAGCTGTGGCCGTGAAACATCCATGGTTGGAATGGGCAACCCGCTTCCCTCAGAAATTGAATTCGGTGCATCACGGGTTGAGATCTATAG GTGCAATCATTGTTCTAGTATCACCCGTTTCCCAAGGTACAATGATCCTTCTAAG CTTCTTCAAACTAGGAAAGGACGCTGTGGAGAATGGGCCAATTGCTTCACATTCTATTGTCGAGCTTTTGGATATGAAGCTCGTCTG ATTCTGGATTTCACTGATCATGTATGGACAGAATGTTTTTCAAACTTGTATGGGAG ATGGATGCACCTAGATCCATGTGAAGGGGTCTACGATAATCCCCTGTTGTATGAGAAAGG GTGGAGCAAGAAGTTAGATTATGCTATTGCTATTTCAAAAGATGGAATGCGTGATGTAACAAAACGCTACACCAGAAAGTGGCACGAG GTTCTCTCTAGGCGAACAATTACCTCAGAAGATACAGTTTCAGCTGTTCTGATGAATATAACGAGCAAGTATCGCAGTGGACTGTCAGCTGATGCACTTACGTTCCTAGAAACTCGTGACAAGAAAGAGTCTGAGGAACTTAGTAAAGCTACCTATCTTGAAGTTGACACCACCATATCATTACCTGGAAGGCAAAGTGGTTCTGTGGAATGGAGAACAGTGAGGTCAGAATTGGGCCAAATAGACACACTCACTTGCTCATCGTGCCCTGTTCGGAGATGTGTGGATGCTCATGTTTCAAAAATATATGATGCTCTTTCAGCTATTCTTTCCCATTTTAATGATAGACAGATCCCTAAAGAAAGAATTATTGAAGTTTTCAACACAATGAAGAGTTTAATGCAAAATCTTAAAGATGCCCACTTTAAAAGCAGGAGAGTAATATTAGACCAAAAATTGCAACAAACTTTTGAGGAGATATCCCCATCTATGGAAATGTTGCTCTCCGCTCTGTCCTTGAAACCAGAGTTGGGTACCAATGGAGAAAGATCTGTGGCTACAGTTGGAAATCCAATACATACATCCTTAACATTACCAGTAGCACTTGATGCAGTTGATGAGATACTGAGTAACTATAAGAACAATATCTTTTACGCAAAGGGTCACCATTTCCCAAGAGGCGATAGACTATGTTCAGGTTCAATCCTTGCAAGTAGCGAGCAGCTCCCAACCGGAATT GCAACTGCTGCATTTGACGGCATTCGGTCATCGAAATGGGAAGAACCTGATGGAGCCACAG GATGTTGGCTTATTTATAAAGTGTTTGATGACCAAACTTACGAGGTGCAAAGTTATGATTTGATGTCAGCTAATGATGTTCCAGAGAGAGATCCAATGGACTG GATTCTCGAAGGGAGCACGGATGGAGGCTCTACCTGGAATACTATTGATGAACGCAGTTCTGTATTGTTTGACAGCCGTTTCTGTAGGAAAACATTTACTGTGGACAAGAGATGCAAAGCAAATGCATTTCG GTTTCGGTTTCTACGTGCCAGGGAATCTACTGCCAATCCAAGGTTTCAAATAGGATCAATCGACCTCTACGGGAAAAGCATGTGA
- the LOC100822490 gene encoding protein CHROMATIN REMODELING 4, which translates to MKERSSLCDSAADGNWVSKYKRKRSKLTASSSNEHEGASPTSDSLRNNDSIKRRFKHDNNISSSTKKIRGHDGYFYECVECDLGGNLLCCDSCPRTYHLECLNPPLKRAPPGNWQCPRCRTKQVSLKLLGNADAETSKRETRRMRASTTSESPSLHNKVSPNTRSPIQEKRELKEGDLTVKDNEVLKKKPLIVHLKKRPIKELSAITKPLNSGLLAKSSEEKQEKHGAALKIKKHLRSMDLSPKKYKSKRQHSHRDSKRSETRKLRYLATEVDSDSSMEPSTSPDHSESPPKRKSLDGRTPTSSTKKGKKKVKFVDKQHAEVLGVAENKIMTPQQDRQVDRILGCRLQTSQIISQPHASSDQIELSNSQTEDIAPPSVSSALIRSSNNDTDTTLEDVYADESANLAGGHCLDGVEAQKESCGKSCDSKESVNRAEIMKTVSEHCIDQIITVKDSGVVGKDMASTNCEFEAVSDGTSEGKSEKGDIELSVSKADVRVHTKQEHTPEIKVHGNINAIAGKDHDVTAFEFLVKWVGKSNIHNNWISESELKTLAKRKLENYKAKYGMGLINICKDQWCQPQRVIALRASLDEVEEALIKWCGLPYDECTWERLDEPIMLKYVHLVTQFKNFECQALDKDTKGSCANARNCQELVEQPKELQGGMLFPHQLEALNWLRKCWYKSKNVILADEMGLGKTVSACAFLSSLCCEFKINLPCLVLVPLSTMPNWMAEFASWAPHLNVVEYHGSARARSIIRQYEWYEGDANQIGKTKKSHKFNVLLTTYEMVLVDATYLRSVSWEVLIVDEGHRLKNSSSKLFSLLNTFSFQHRVLLTGTPLQNNIGEMYNLLNFLQPASFPSLASFEEKFNDLATAEKVEELKKLVAPHMLRRLKKDAMKNIPPKTERMVPVELTSIQAEYYRAMLTKNYQVLRNTGKGGAHQSLLNIVMQLRKVCNHPYLIPGTEPDSGSPEFLHEMRIKASAKLALLHSMLKILNKDGHRVLIFSQMTKLLDILEDYLTLEFGPKTFERVDGSVSVAERQAAITRFNQDKTRFVFLLSTRSCGLGINLATADTVIIYDSDFNPHADIQAMNRAHRIGQSNRLLVYRLVVRASVEERILQLAKKKLMLDQLFVNKSESQKEVEDIIRWGTEELFRNSDAVNGKDNDEASGAKHDVCDVEVKHRRRTGGLGDVYEDKCIGSSTNLIWDENAIMKLLDRSNLPTTVAESTDGDLDNDMLGTVKSIDWNDEVNDDPGATEDILNIDNGGCEQASETKQDAANPVEENEWDKLLRLRWEQYQIEEEASLGRGKRLRKAVSYRETFAAIANEALSEDSDDGDEPRREYTAAGVALKEKYGKLRARQKERIAQRHTIKNYADNKLEDFIKLYDSSVNEYGANPLTIVEDPDAAQPSGAKRLSDSTTELRHSSKKAKRYTEISREHHAKLSTNATPSKHQSKGSDVLNPGTPHNLLPVLGLCAPNADQVNSYKNSICAPSMKEQKRASGEVGNKSLSPAPDHSSEHKNDGQSAPSKPMFYGSSETLQRLNNIIPDSYFPFNPIPPMSGKGLYDPVENPVSSIASFQGKLGLPNFSLDDNIPHKNMKSVPDLFPNFSLGTSKEYVHNPVPELPNSSFLPNFMADIAGTSKKSRSKFMADMSAFLPGLGISPVQPIHSAMPENHKKVLDNIMMRAQYASNKFLKKKSKPDYWSEDELDALWIGVRRHGRGNWDAMLRDPKLKFLNHRTNEELALRWILEEQKIMEEPVPTATRSSNTIFPGISDAMMSRALSGSNFSKLRTEAPKLQSHLTDIQLGCTDIPSRFPHVEPTNYMGQSEGGPSLTPWKDFKHKMGYGSDFPGSTSDKWEKIDGGVVPPYVPNPFMMESIGSLPINVRNSSSIQQNEFASSSQENILLHGVSDGQIDLFHEMQRRVKLGKQPIEMNLYHTKHSNPLLERSGIFGSSKSNKLPHWLQEAVRAPPSKPPACELPATVSAIAQSVCLLLGEQKPAIPPFPIPGPRLSRPKDPRNAPKKRRVHRVHQTSTQIEHSKIGSGQGDVLCTPASQLVDVPRASPAVDNNGAPSLNLNSPSSSSAGSQGQDGTPPSAFEETHKTVGASEANIATCPSRSEAPETGCQITEFSGVDDIASESYRSPSRDIPAPCAPRNDLSGSDNSVSPTELSMLPVVDATGISTTQAVGDLSSDGQELEQDNILESDVVMNDVEKLSDKPMPLDENVDSSASHSISVQIVDEDKDDVVIVADEH; encoded by the exons ATGAAGGAGAGGAGTTCTTTATGTGATAGTGCAGCAGATGGTAATTGGGTTTCCAAATACAAAAGAAAGCGAAGCAAGTTAACAGCTAGCTCATCAAATGAGCATGAGGGTGCATCACCAACATCAGACTCTTTAAGGAACAATGATTCCATAAAAAGGAGGTTCAAGCATGACAATAACATTTCTTCATCAACCAAGAAGATAAGAGGGCATGATGGG tATTTCTATGAGTGTGTAGAATGTGACCTTGGCGGCAATTTGCTGTGTTGCGATAGCTGTCCACGAACGTACCACTTGGAATGTCTTAATCCTCCTCTTAAG CGTGCACCACCTGGGAATTGGCAATGTCCAAGATGTCGTACTAAACAAGTTAGCTTGAAGTTGTTAGGCAATGCGGATGCTGAAACTTCCAAACGTGAAACGAGGAGAATGCGTGCAAGCACCACATCAGAAAGCCCGTCTCTTCATAACAAAGTCTCTCCCAACACCCGGAGCCCAATCCAAGAGAAACGTGAATTGAAGGAGGGTGATCTCACTGTGAAGGATAATGAAGTTCTGAAAAAGAAGCCATTGATAGTACATTTGAAGAAGCGCCCAATCAAGGAATTATCTGCAATTACCAAGCCCTTGAATTCAGGACTCCTTGCTAAGTCCTCAGAAGAGAAACAGGAAAAACATGGAGCTGCTTTGAAGATAAAGAAACATTTGCGCTCCATGGATTTGTCTCCGAAGAAATATAAAAGCAAGAGGCAACATAGTCATAGAGACTCTAAGCGATCTGAAACAAGAAAGCTTAGATATTTGGCAACAGAGGTTGACAGTGATTCATCAATGGAACCATCTACGTCTCCTGACCACAGCGAGTCACCGCCAAAGAGAAAATCATTGGATGGAAGAACCCCTACATCTAGTACCAAGAAAGGCAAAAAGAAAGTGAAATTTGTTGATAAACAGCATGCTGAG GTGCTAGGTGTGGCAGAGAACAAAATAATGACTCCTCAACAGGATCGGCAG GTTGACCGCATCCTTGGTTGTCGCCTTCAGACAAGCCAAATCATTTCACAGCCTCATGCTTCATCAGATCAGATTGAATTATCTAATTCCCAGACGGAAGATATTGCTCCTCCTAGTGTTTCCAGTGCACTAATACGGTCTTCAAACAATGATACTGATACCACTCTGGAGGATGTATACGCCGATGAATCTGCAAATCTTGCTGGCGGACATTGTTTGGATGGTGTTGAAGCACAAAAGGAGAGTTGTGGTAAATCCTGTGATAGTAAGGAGTCAGTGAACCGAGCGGAAATCATGAAGACGGTGTCAGAACATTGCATTGATCAAATCATCACAGTAAAGGATTCTGGAGTAGTAGGAAAAGACATGGCTTCAACAAATTGTGAATTTGAGGCAGTATCTGATGGAACATCAGAAGGAAAATCAGAAAAGGGTGACATCGAGCTTTCAGTTTCCAAAGCAGATGTAAGAGTACATACCAAGCAAGAGCATACACCTGAAATTAAAGTACATGGAAACATAAATGCAATTGCTGGAAAGGACCATGATGTTACtgcatttgaatttttggtcaaatggGTTGGAAAATCAAACATCCATAACAACTGGATTTCTGAATCTGAACTGAAAACATTAGCGAAACGGAAACTAGAAAATTACAAAGCAAAGTATGGAATGGGCTTGATAAACATTTGCAAGGACCAGTGGTGCCAACCACAACGTGTTATTGCTCTGCGCGCTTCCTTAGATGAAGTAGAAGAGGCTTTAATCAAATGGTGTGGCCTTCCTTATGACGAATGCACTTGGGAAAGGTTAGATGAACCTATCATGCTGAAGTATGTCCATTTGGTTACTCAGTTCAAGAACTTTGAATGCCAGGCTTTGGATAAGGACACGAAAGGTAGCTGTGCAAATGCAAGAAACTGCCAAGAGTTGGTTGAGCAGCCAAAAGAACTTCAGGGAGGCATGCTCTTCCCTCATCAACTGGAAGCATTGAACTGGCTGCGCAAATGTTGGTACAAGTCAAAAAATGTTATCCTTGCTGACGAGATGGGTCTTGGAAAGACAGTGTCAGCTTGTGCTTTTCTATCATCCCTGTGCTGTGAATTTAAGATTAACTTGCCTTGTCTTGTCTTGGTTCCTCTATCTACTATGCCAAATTGGATGGCTGAATTTGCATCTTGGGCACCTCACTTAAATGTTGTGGAGTATCATGGTTCTGCACGGGCGAGATCTATAATTCGTCAATATGAGTGGTATGAGGGTGATGCAAACCAGATAGGGAAAACCAAGAAGTCTCACAAGTTCAATGTCTTGCTCACCACTTATGAAATGGTGCTTGTTGATGCTACATACCTTCGCTCTGTATCATGGGAAGTTCTTATAGTTGATGAGGGGCATCGTCTGAAGAATTCTAGCAGTAAACTCTTCAGTTTGCTCAATACATTTTCATTTCAGCACAGGGTTTTGTTGACTGGAACCCCCTTACAGAACAACATCGGTGAAATGTATAATTTATTGAACTTCCTACAGCCTGCTTCTTTCCCTTCTCTAGCATCATTTGAGGAGAAGTTTAATGACCTTGCGACAGCAGAGAAAGTGGAGGAGCTTAAGAAACTGGTAGCTCCACATATGCTTCGTAGGCTGAAAAAGGATGCAATGAAAAATATCCCCCCGAAGACAGAGCGAATGGTGCCAGTTGAACTGACATCAATCCAGGCAGAATACTACCGTGCTATGCTTACAAAGAACTACCAAGTACTGCGTAACACTGGAAAAGGTGGCGCTCATCAGTCATTGCTCAACATAGTAATGCAGCTTCGGAAAGTCTGCAACCATCCATATCTTATTCCTGGAACTGAGCCAGATTCAGGTTCACCAGAGTTTTTGCACGAAATGAGAATAAAGGCCTCCGCAAAGTTAGCTTTGTTACATTCTATgctcaaaattttgaacaagGATGGTCATCGTGTTCTCATTTTTTCTCAGATGACAAAACTTCTTGACATCCTTGAAGATTATCTGACTCTGGAATTTGGTCCTAAAACATTTGAAAGAGTAGATGGTTCAGTATCTGTGGCAGAACGCCAGGCAGCGATCACTCGCTTCAATCAGGACAAGACTCGTTTTGTATTTTTGCTATCTACACGGTCATGTGGTCTTGGGATCAATTTGGCAACTGCAGATACAGTTATTATATACGATTCTGATTTCAATCCACATGCTGATATACAGGCAATGAATAGGGCACACAGGATTGGGCAGTCAAACAGACTTTTAGTTTACAGGCTTGTAGTGCGTGCTAGTGTTGAGGAGCGTATTTTGCAACTTGCCAAGAAGAAATTGATGCTTGATCAACTTTTTGTTAACAAATCCGAATCGCAGAAGGAAGTGGAAGATATCATCCGCTGGGGAACTGAGGAGCTCTTCAGAAATAGCGATGCTGTGAATGGTAAAGACAATGATGAAGCTTCTGGTGCTAAACACGATGTATGCGATGTAGAGGTTAAGCACAGGAGGAGAACTGGTGGCCTGGGTGATGTTTATGAGGATAAATGTATTGGTAGTTCTACTAATCTTATTTGGGATGAAAATGCCATCATGAAGCTTCTTGATAGATCTAACCTCCCAACAACAGTAGCTGAAAGCACTGATGGGGACCTGGACAATGATATGCTTGGCACCGTGAAG TCAATCGATTGGAACGACGAGGTGAATGATGATCCTGGTGCCACTGAGGACATTCTTAATATTGATAATGGTGGTTGTGAGCAGGCATCCGAAACAAAACAGGATGCTGCTAATCCTGTGGAAGAAAATGAATGGGATAAACTTTTACGTCTCAG ATGGGAGCAGTATCAAATCGAGGAGGAAGCGTCTCTTGGTCGAGGCAAGCGTTTAAGGAAAGCTGTTTCTTACAGGGAAACCTTTGCAGCGATTGCTAACGAAGCTTTAAGTGAG GACTCTGATGATGGGGATGAACCAAGGCGAGAGTACACTGCAGCTGGAGTGgctttgaaagaaaaata TGGAAAGCTCCGAGCTAGACAAAAGGAAAGGATTGCTCAGCGGCACACAATCAAGAACTATGCTGATAATAAACTTGAAGATTTCATAAAACTATATGACTCTAGTGTTAATGAATATGGTGCGAACCCTTTGACAATTGTAGAAGATCCTGACGCCGCACAGCCATCTGGGGCAAAACGTTTGAGTGATTCTACTACAGAATTGAGGCATTCCTCAAAGAAAGCAAAGAGATATACTGAAATTTCTCGAGAGCATCATGCCAAGCTTTCCACGAATGCTACTCCGTCGAAGCACCAATCAAAGGGGAGCGATGTCTTAAATCCAGGGACTCCACATAACCTTTTACCTGTTCTTGGCCTTTGTGCTCCAAATGCTGATCAGGTAAATTCGTACAAGAATTCAATTTGTGCGCCAAGCATGAAGGAGCAAAAAAGAGCTAGTGGGGAAGTAGGCAACAAATCACTGTCACCTGCTCCTGACCATTCTAGTGAGCATAAAAATGATGGCCAATCAGCTCCTAGCAAGCCTATGTTTTATGGTTCATCCGAGACTTTGCAAAGGCTGAATAACATCATTCCAGATAGTTACTTCCCCTTCAATCCT ATTCCTCCGATGTCTGGGAAGGGGCTTTATGATCCTGTCGAAAATCCGGTATCTTCCATTGCTTCATTTCAAGGGAAGCTGGGTCTCCCAAACTTTAGTCTGGATGACAATATCCCACATAAGAATATGAAGTCGGTACCAGATCTATTTCCCAACTTCTCACTGGGCACTAGCAAGGAGTATGTTCATAATCCTGTCCCCGAATTGCCAAATagttcatttctaccaaactTCATGGCTGATATTGCTGGAACTTCAAAGAAGTCTAGGTCAAAATTCATGGCAGATATGTCTGCCTTTCTTCCAGGGTTGGGTATTAGCCCAGTTCAACCGATTCATTCGGCAATGCCTGAAAATCACAAGAAGGTATTGGACAATATAATGATGCGTGCTCAGTATGCCTCAAATAAATTCTTGAAAAAGAAGTCAAAACCAGATTATTGGTCAGAAGATGAACTTGATGCTTTGTGGATTGGAGTTCGTAGGCATGGAAGGGGTAATTGGGATGCCATGCTTAGAGATCCAAAGTTGAAGTTTTTGAACCACCGCACTAATGAAGAACTGGCCTTGAGATGGATTTTGGAGGAGCAGAAAATCATGGAGGAACCAGTGCCTACAGCCACCAGAAGTTCCAACACTATATTTCCTGGAATATCTGATGCAATGATGTCTCGGGCACTAAGTGGAAGTAACTTTTCCAAACTAAGGACGGAGGCACCTAAGTTGCAATCACACCTAACTGATATTCAATTAGGTTGCACTGATATACCTTCCAGATTTCCTCATGTTGAGCCTACGAATTACATGGGTCAAAGTGAGGGTGGTCCATCTCTGACCCCATGGAAGGATTTCAAGCATAAAATGGGTTACGGTAGCGATTTTCCTGGAAGTACATCTGACAAATGGGAGAAAATTGATGGTGGAGTGGTCCCACCGTATGTGCCAAATCCTTTTATGATGGAAAGCATTGGTTCTCTGCCCATAAACGTACGGAACAGTAGTTCCATTCAGCAGAATGAATTTGCATCAAGTTCTCAAGAGAACATTCTTCTTCACGGTGTTTCAGATGGCCAGATCGATCTGTTCCATGAGATGCAACGGCGTGTGAAGTTAGGCAAACAACCCATAGAGATGAATCTGTATCACACAAAGCACTCCAACCCTCTACTTGAAAGGTCTGGTATCTTTggaagttcaaaatcaaacaaactaCCGCATTGGCTTCAGGAGGCTGTGCGTGCCCCTCCATCGAAGCCACCTGCATGTGAGCTACCGGCAACTGTTTCAGCAATTGCTCAGTCTGTGTGCCTACTTCTTGGAGAACAAAAACCTGCAATACCTCCTTTCCCTATCCCAGGACCTCGTCTTTCTCGCCCGAAGGACCCAAGGAATGCTCCAAAGAAGAGGAGAGTCCATAGGGTTCATCAAACTTCCACCCAGATCGAACATTCCAAAATTGGATCTGGGCAAGGTGATGTCTTATGTACTCCAGCATCACAATTAGTGGATGTTCCACGTGCCTCTCCCGCAGTTGATAATAATGGTGCCCCTTCACTCAACTTGAACTctccatcatcatcttccGCTGGCAGTCAGGGGCAAGATGGGACACCTCCTTCCGCTTTTGAAGAAACACACAAAACAGTGGGTGCTTCAGAAGCTAATATTGCTACTTGCCCGTCAAGGTCAGAGGCTCCTGAAACTGGTTGTCAGATAACTGAGTTTTCTGGGGTAGATGATATTGCTAGTGAGTCTTATAGATCGCCATCGAGGGATATTCCTGCCCCCTGTGCCCCGAGGAACGATTTGTCAGGATCAGATAATTCAGTTTCACCTACAGAACTATCTATGTTGCCAGTAGTTGATGCAACTGGTATAAGCACCACACAAGCTGTAGGGGATCTATCGAGTGATGGTCAGGAGTTGGAACAAGACAACATATTAGAAAGCGATGTAGTCATGAACGATGTGGAGAAGCTGTCAGATAAACCTATGCCTCTTGACGAGAATGTGGATTCAAGTGCGTCACATTCAATTTCAGTTCAGATTGTTGATGAAGATAAAGATGACGTCGTCATCGTCGCAGATGAGCATTAG